The proteins below come from a single Vitis vinifera cultivar Pinot Noir 40024 chromosome 9, ASM3070453v1 genomic window:
- the LOC100262820 gene encoding cytochrome P450 CYP82J17-like, with protein MSEWFQHLSFNIVLKMIAGKKYFNTSGHGNEEARRAIATIQEFLSLAGAFVLSDAIPGVEWMDSQGYLGSMKRVAKEVDSLVGGWVEEHEMRLNSEGSKRQDLIDVMLSVLEDTSMFGHSRETVIKATVMTLMVGGTDTVATTSTWLLSALLNNKHALKRAQEELDLKVGRGRWVEESDIPNLHYLQAVIKETLRLYTAAPLSVPHEAMEDCHVAGYHIPKGTRLFVNAWKLHRDPSVWSDPEDFQPERFLTSHADLDVLGQHFELIPFGSGRRSCPGITMALKLLHLVIGRLLQGFDLSTPLNAPVDMREGLSIILAKVTPLEVMLTPRLPSQFY; from the exons ATGAGTGAATGGTTTCAACACCTCAGCTTCAATATAGTCCTAAAGATGATCGCAGGGAAGAAGTATTTCAATACTTCTGGCCATGGAAACGAGGAAGCAAGGCGGGCCATAGCAACAATTCAGGAATTCCTGTCTCTAGCGGGGGCCTTTGTTTTGTCGGATGCCATTCCAGGTGTAGAATGGATGGATTCACAAGGGTATTTGGGGTCGATGAAGCGGGTGGCGAAGGAAGTGGACTCTCTTGTGGGAGGTTGGGTGGAAGAACATGAGATGAGGCTCAACAGCGAGGGCAGCAAGAGGCAGGATTTAATTGATGTGATGCTATCGGTGCTTGAAGACACTTCCATGTTTGGCCATTCAAGGGAAACAGTCATCAAGGCAACAGTAATG ACTCTCATGGTGGGAGGCACTGACACTGTGGCTACAACCTCCACATGGCTTCTGTCTGCATTATTAAACAATAAACATGCTTTGAAGCGTGCTCAAGAGGAGCTAGATCTAAAAGTTGGTAGAGGCAGGTGGGTGGAAGAATCGGATATTCCAAACCTGCATTACCTTCAAGCCGTTATCAAGGAAACCCTGAGGCTATACACAGCAGCTCCTCTATCTGTGCCACACGAAGCCATGGAAGACTGTCATGTTGCTGGCTACCACATTCCAAAAGGCACCCGCTTGTTCGTGAATGCGTGGAAGTTGCACCGTGACCCAAGTGTCTGGTCCGACCCTGAAGATTTTCAGCCCGAGAGGTTTCTGACAAGCCATGCAGATTTAGATGTTTTGGGGCAGCATTTTGAGCTCATCCCATTTGGTTCTGGTAGAAGATCTTGCCCAGGGATCACCATGGCCTTAAAATTGTTACACTTGGTGATTGGTCGGCTGCTTCAAGGGTTTGACTTATCGACACCATTGAACGCTCCGGTGGACATGAGAGAAGGCCTGAGTATTATCTTGGCTAAGGTGACTCCTCTGGAAGTCATGCTCACCCCACGCCTTCCTTCTcaattctattag
- the LOC109123149 gene encoding xanthotoxin 5-hydroxylase CYP82C4-like: MDTPSQLVAISGILGLVLLYGVWRVMTLAGKSKGRSAPEPSGAWPFLGHLPLLRGQTPIFRTLGAMADKHGPVFMIRLGVHRALVVSSREAVKECFTTNDKVFASRPSSSAGKLLGYNYAGFGFAPYGALWREMRKLSMMEILSARPLDALKHVQISELDLSIKDLYSLGKGSD, encoded by the coding sequence ATGGATACCCCTTCTCAGTTAGTAGCAATCTCAGGAATTCTGGGGTTGGTTTTGTTGTATGGTGTATGGAGAGTTATGACTCTTGCTGGGAAGAGCAAGGGCAGGTCAGCCCCAGAGCCATCTGGTGCCTGGCCATTTCTAGGTCACCTTCCTCTACTACGAGGCCAAACCCCAATATTCCGAACCCTTGGAGCCATGGCTGATAAGCACGGCCCCGTCTTCATGATCCGCCTTGGAGTGCACCGCGCACTTGTGGTGAGCAGTCGTGAGGCTGTTAAAGAATGCTTCACCACTAATGATAAGGTCTTTGCCTCACGCCCAAGTTCCAGTGCAGGAAAGCTCTTAGGATACAACTACGCTGGATTTGGTTTCGCCCCTTATGGAGCCCTTTGGCGTGAGATGCGCAAGCTGTCCATGATGGAAATCCTCTCAGCCCGTCCCCTCGATGCATTAAAGCATGTGCAGATTTCGGAATTGGATCTTTCCATTAAAGATTTGTACTCACTTGGAAAAGGCAGCGACTAG
- the LOC100259408 gene encoding F-box/LRR-repeat protein 3: MEDTCVDLPSECWELIFNHLHRHHHQFLEPVSLVCKSFLSLSNPLLLSLTLSPHTISVLPRLLLRFQRLKTIVAEEFCGDLDALLSQIARSHLSLQSLHLSKQKSAPLEGLRQLGSTMKSLKSLKCYKFGRLCDGDLIEISNSLPWLEELDISYPTFEETGESEGHITDAGIEAMSKKLRELRKIDVSGNYFISDRSLVALSSNCVFLREIVVHDCCFLTPNGIGFAISNSANLVSVSVNRLDLNSSLFRSSLQTIENSFICARALSAIEFSSMVISDALLCSIAKEHLPLKKLALSHCQNFTLLGISSILHAYQFLSELDLCGAYFLTDQCMKDLSGYLSNVTSIKLAACSKLTNSTFFILTKSCSSLTEIKMERTNLGEEDHVVDLVKNTRIRSLKLAGNERMSDDSLSKFASVCPNLQLLDVSFCAGITGGGIAEILKSCDDVRHLEVNFCAGVKSFGADSKLSKLGVLKAAGSGICDEGLVMVGQTCPWLLHLDLRGCSGVSTKGVKEIVRSCKGLREINIKGCLDVNAKFVARMVFSRPSLRKIILPIGFFPGYNQRDFLLRHGCLVCCS, translated from the coding sequence ATGGAGGACACATGTGTCGATTTGCCAAGCGAATGTTGGGAACTCATATTCAATCACCTCCATCGCCACCACCATCAATTCTTGGAACCCGTTTCTCTTGTCTGCAAGAGCTTTCTCTCCCTCTCCAACCCACTTCTCCTTTCCTTAACCCTCTCTCCTCACACTATCTCGGTCCTTCCAAGACTCCTCCTTAGGTTCCAGCGCCTGAAAACCATAGTCGCTGAGGAATTTTGCGGCGACCTCGATGCTCTTCTCTCCCAAATTGCCCGATCCCACTTGAGCCTTCAGTCCCTCCATCTCTCCAAGCAGAAATCGGCTCCACTGGAGGGTCTTAGGCAACTGGGTTCCACGATGAAGAGCTTGAAGTCTCTGAAATGCTACAAGTTTGGGCGTTTATGCGATGGGGATTTGATTGAGATATCGAATTCTTTGCCATGGCTTGAAGAATTGGATATCAGTTATCCCACTTTCGAAGAAACAGGGGAAAGTGAAGGGCATATCACAGATGCTGGGATTGAGGCGATGTCTAAAAAGTTAAGGGAGTTGAGGAAGATTGACGTTTCCGGTAATTACTTTATTTCTGATAGATCCCTTGTTGCTTTATCGTCGAATTGTGTGTTTCTGAGAGAAATTGTAGTCCACGATTGCTGTTTCCTGACCCCGAACGGTATAGGTTTTGCCATCTCTAATAGTGCCAACTTGGTTTCCGTTTCGGTGAATCGACTGGACCTCAATTCTTCTCTTTTCCGGTCTTCCTTGCAGACCATTGAGAATTCCTTCATTTGTGCCAGAGCTTTATCTGCGATTGAATTTTCGAGTATGGTTATTTCTGATGCCCTTCTTTGTTCCATTGCCAAAGAACATCTTCCATTGAAGAAGCTTGCACTCTCCCATTGCCAGAATTTCACATTACTGGGGATCTCTTCGATTTTGCATGCATACCAATTTCTGAGTGAATTAGACCTTTGTGGGGCATATTTCCTTACCGACCAGTGTATGAAGGATTTGTCTGGGTATCTCTCAAATGTAACCTCTATAAAACTTGCTGCATGCTCTAAGCTGACCAATTCAACCTTCTTTATCCTCACAAAAAGCTGCTCCTCACTCACAGAAATCAAAATGGAGAGAACAAATCTAGGGGAAGAGGATCATGTCGTGGATTTAGTGAAGAATACTCGAATCAGGTCTTTGAAATTGGCTGGGAATGAGCGAATGAGCGATGACTCTCTTAGCAAGTTTGCATCTGTCTGCCCAAATTTGCAGCTGCTTGATGTGAGCTTTTGTGCTGGTATTACAGGAGGAGGCATTgcagaaattttgaaaagttgtgATGATGTTAGGCATTTGGAGGTAAACTTCTGTGCAGGTGTTAAGAGTTTTGGTGCAGATTCAAAACTTTCCAAATTGGGGGTTTTGAAAGCAGCAGGTTCGGGGATTTGTGATGAAGGGCTGGTAATGGTTGGACAGACATGTCCTTGGCTCCTGCATTTGGACTTGCGGGGTTGTTCTGGAGTGTCAACAAAAGGAGTGAAGGAAATAGTGAGGAGCTGCAAGGGATTGAGGGAGATCAACATCAAAGGATGTCTTGATGTGAATGCCAAGTTTGTAGCTAGGATGGTTTTCTCAAGGCcttcattaaggaaaataatactACCAATTGGTTTTTTTCCAGGTTATAACCAGAGGGATTTTCTCCTGCGCCATGGATGTTTAGTTTGTTGTAGTTAG